The following are encoded together in the Halopiger aswanensis genome:
- a CDS encoding polyprenyl synthetase family protein, with protein MRETLAEWRPLVDEAIADLVPREIDADYLETFFGGPTYEYDPDGIQRALAEPLWDLLDRGGKRWRAVLFLVFIEGFGEDPAEYLRYACIPEILHNGTIIVDDVEDEATKRRGEPALHHIYGQDIALNAGNAMYFLPLKILTQEQTDLPADRRLAAYEMLMDELNRTHLGQGMDIHWHNERDVEITPEQYLEMCACKTGCLGRIVARLAAILTDQPPEVERAVATYAELTAVAFQIGDDILDIENSLGRAGEFGKEFGNDVREGKKTLLVIHALKESDPETAERLREILAAAENTDEEVLEALSILEDAGSIDYARERALELAAEARAAIDGLEFDEETDRKLREFTKFVIERDV; from the coding sequence ATGCGGGAGACGCTTGCCGAGTGGCGGCCGCTGGTCGACGAGGCCATCGCTGACCTCGTCCCACGGGAGATCGACGCCGACTACCTCGAGACGTTCTTCGGCGGGCCGACCTACGAGTACGATCCGGACGGCATCCAGCGCGCGCTGGCCGAGCCGCTCTGGGACCTGCTCGATCGGGGCGGCAAACGCTGGCGCGCCGTGCTCTTTCTGGTCTTCATCGAGGGATTCGGCGAGGATCCGGCGGAGTACCTTCGGTACGCCTGCATTCCGGAGATTCTCCACAACGGGACGATCATCGTCGACGACGTCGAGGACGAGGCGACGAAGCGCCGGGGGGAGCCAGCGCTACACCACATCTACGGGCAGGATATCGCACTGAACGCGGGCAACGCGATGTATTTCCTGCCGCTGAAGATTCTCACGCAGGAGCAGACCGACCTCCCGGCCGACCGGCGGCTGGCCGCCTACGAGATGCTCATGGACGAACTCAACCGGACCCACCTCGGGCAGGGAATGGACATCCACTGGCACAACGAGCGCGACGTGGAAATTACGCCCGAGCAGTACCTCGAGATGTGCGCGTGCAAGACGGGCTGTCTCGGCCGGATCGTCGCCCGGCTCGCCGCCATCCTGACCGACCAGCCGCCCGAAGTCGAGCGCGCCGTCGCCACCTACGCCGAACTGACCGCCGTCGCCTTCCAAATCGGCGACGACATTTTGGACATCGAAAACTCGCTGGGCCGGGCCGGCGAATTCGGCAAGGAGTTCGGCAACGACGTCCGCGAGGGGAAGAAGACGCTCCTGGTCATCCACGCGCTGAAGGAAAGCGACCCCGAGACGGCCGAGCGACTCCGGGAGATTCTGGCCGCCGCCGAGAACACCGACGAGGAGGTGCTCGAGGCGCTGTCGATCCTCGAAGACGCCGGCAGCATCGACTACGCCCGCGAGCGGGCCCTCGAGTTGGCCGCCGAGGCACGCGCGGCGATCGACGGCCTCGAGTTCGACGAGGAAACCGATCGGAAACTCCGCGAGTTCACGAAGTTCGTCATCGAACGCGACGTCTGA
- the acs gene encoding acetate--CoA ligase: MSEETNDGDVELEARLAEQEAFDPPESFVEQANVTDEGIYEEFEENWPECWERAADLLSWEEEYDAVLNDEDAPFYEWFTDGKLNASYNCLDRHVENGAKNRAAIKWEGEKGETRTYTYGDLLNEVEAFAASLRDLGVEEDDVVTLYLPMIPELPIAMLACARIGAPHSVVFAGFSADALATRMNAAESEYLVTCDGYYRRGDALNHKEKADKGLRSVEHDVTSVVVDRLGEELTHFLGNDARDYDDLVAEHEGASVDPVSRDAEDMLFLMYTSGTTGEPKGVKHTTGGYLAYTTWTSHAVLDLKPEDTYWCSADIGWITGHSYIVYGPLALGTTTVMYEGTPDYPERDRLWEIIEKNRVDVFYTAPTAIRAFMKWGSQYPEEHDLSSLRLLGTVGEPINPRAWKWYYKHIGGEACPIVDTWWQTETGGMMITTLPAINTMKPGSAGPPLPGVSANVVDAAGEEVEAGEAGYVTVDKPWPGMLRTLYNNDDRFIEEYWTEYSDEDADEWVYFPEDGAKIDDDGYITILGRVDDVINVSGHRLGTMEIESAIVGVSGVAEAAVVGGDHDVKGEAVYAYVILEDEQEPSEDMRDRIVAAVEDAIGPIARPEEVLFTPELPKTRSGKIMRRLLEDIASGNDLGDTSTLRNPEIVEEIAEGIETESE, translated from the coding sequence ATGAGCGAGGAAACCAACGACGGCGACGTCGAACTCGAGGCGCGCCTGGCGGAACAGGAAGCGTTCGACCCACCGGAATCGTTCGTCGAGCAGGCGAACGTCACCGACGAGGGCATCTACGAGGAGTTCGAGGAGAACTGGCCGGAGTGTTGGGAGCGGGCGGCGGACCTCCTCTCGTGGGAGGAGGAGTACGACGCGGTCCTGAACGACGAGGACGCGCCCTTCTACGAGTGGTTCACTGACGGGAAGTTAAACGCCTCGTACAACTGCCTCGACAGGCACGTCGAGAACGGCGCGAAGAATCGTGCGGCGATCAAGTGGGAAGGCGAGAAGGGGGAAACCCGGACCTACACCTACGGCGACCTGCTGAACGAGGTCGAAGCGTTCGCCGCGTCCTTGCGGGACCTCGGCGTCGAGGAAGACGACGTCGTCACCCTCTATCTGCCGATGATCCCCGAGTTGCCGATCGCGATGCTCGCCTGTGCCCGCATCGGCGCGCCCCACAGCGTCGTTTTCGCCGGCTTCTCTGCCGACGCGCTCGCGACGCGTATGAACGCCGCGGAGAGCGAGTATCTGGTCACCTGCGACGGCTACTACCGCCGCGGCGACGCGCTCAATCACAAGGAGAAGGCCGATAAGGGCCTCCGAAGCGTCGAACATGACGTCACCAGCGTCGTCGTCGACCGACTCGGCGAGGAACTCACGCACTTCCTCGGCAACGACGCCCGCGACTACGACGACCTCGTCGCCGAGCACGAGGGCGCGTCGGTCGATCCCGTCTCTCGAGACGCCGAGGATATGCTGTTCCTCATGTACACCTCGGGGACGACGGGCGAACCGAAGGGCGTCAAGCACACCACGGGCGGCTACCTCGCGTACACGACCTGGACGAGCCACGCGGTGCTGGACTTAAAGCCCGAAGACACCTACTGGTGTTCGGCCGATATCGGGTGGATTACCGGCCACTCCTACATCGTCTACGGCCCGCTCGCGCTGGGGACGACGACGGTGATGTACGAGGGGACGCCCGACTACCCGGAACGCGATCGGCTCTGGGAGATCATCGAGAAGAACCGCGTCGACGTGTTCTACACGGCGCCAACGGCGATCCGCGCGTTCATGAAGTGGGGCTCGCAGTACCCCGAAGAACACGACCTCTCCTCGCTGCGGCTGCTGGGAACCGTGGGCGAGCCGATCAACCCGCGGGCGTGGAAGTGGTACTACAAGCACATCGGCGGCGAGGCGTGTCCGATCGTCGACACCTGGTGGCAAACCGAGACCGGCGGCATGATGATCACGACGCTGCCGGCGATCAACACCATGAAACCTGGCTCCGCCGGACCGCCGCTGCCGGGCGTTAGCGCCAACGTCGTCGACGCTGCGGGCGAGGAAGTCGAGGCCGGCGAAGCCGGCTACGTCACGGTCGACAAACCGTGGCCCGGCATGCTCCGGACGCTGTACAACAACGACGACCGGTTCATAGAGGAGTACTGGACCGAATACTCCGACGAAGACGCGGATGAGTGGGTCTACTTCCCCGAGGACGGGGCGAAGATCGACGACGACGGCTACATCACGATCCTCGGGCGCGTCGACGACGTGATCAACGTCTCCGGCCACCGCCTCGGCACGATGGAGATCGAGTCGGCGATCGTCGGCGTCTCCGGCGTCGCCGAGGCCGCCGTCGTCGGCGGCGACCACGACGTCAAGGGCGAGGCGGTCTACGCCTACGTCATCCTCGAGGACGAGCAGGAGCCGAGCGAGGACATGCGCGACCGAATCGTCGCGGCCGTCGAGGACGCGATCGGGCCGATCGCCCGGCCCGAGGAAGTACTCTTCACGCCCGAACTGCCCAAGACGCGCTCGGGCAAAATCATGCGTCGCCTCCTCGAGGACATCGCCAGCGGCAACGACCTCGGCGACACCTCGACGCTGCGCAATCCCGAAATCGTCGAGGAGATCGCCGAGGGGATCGAAACCGAGTCCGAGTAA
- a CDS encoding NAD(P)-binding oxidoreductase, whose amino-acid sequence MTATGPDGTTPSGPAADATRVLVAGASGQTGIELLSVLRPTDLTVRATTRSYAKVDTLERHGADEVAVADFFEPRDAVAAVRDCDIVYCAVGTPPSYRHTIGGKLVDRTGVINLVTAALGTKVSFFVHQSAIGVGSSKSGLSLPARLLIRGSLRAKQDAEAALRRSGLAYTIVRPGRLTNAPPRDDLVVGEGGDSVAGSVPRADVARLMAAAPFTPDAENRTLEVVSRDGLAETPTNVVDIDWAFDRIEADRDRMQP is encoded by the coding sequence ATGACTGCGACTGGACCTGACGGAACGACGCCATCCGGACCGGCGGCCGACGCGACCCGCGTCCTCGTCGCCGGCGCGAGCGGCCAGACCGGCATCGAACTCCTGTCGGTGTTGCGGCCGACCGATCTCACCGTTCGCGCGACGACCCGCTCGTACGCCAAGGTCGACACCCTCGAGCGGCACGGTGCCGATGAGGTCGCCGTCGCCGATTTCTTCGAGCCCAGGGACGCCGTCGCGGCGGTCCGGGACTGTGACATCGTTTACTGCGCGGTCGGGACGCCGCCGAGCTACCGCCACACTATCGGCGGGAAACTGGTCGATCGGACGGGCGTTATCAATCTCGTGACGGCCGCACTGGGAACTAAGGTCTCCTTTTTCGTCCACCAGAGCGCCATCGGCGTCGGCAGTTCGAAGAGCGGGTTGTCACTGCCTGCACGACTGCTCATTCGCGGTTCGCTGCGGGCCAAGCAGGACGCCGAAGCCGCGCTTCGTCGATCGGGACTCGCGTACACGATCGTCCGTCCGGGAAGACTCACGAACGCGCCGCCTCGCGATGACCTCGTCGTCGGCGAGGGCGGCGACTCCGTTGCCGGGTCGGTCCCGCGGGCCGACGTCGCGCGGCTCATGGCCGCCGCGCCGTTCACCCCCGACGCCGAAAACCGAACCCTCGAGGTCGTCAGCCGGGACGGCCTCGCCGAGACTCCGACGAACGTCGTCGATATCGACTGGGCGTTCGACCGGATCGAGGCGGATCGGGATCGAATGCAACCGTAG
- a CDS encoding CBS pair associated ParBc domain-containing protein, whose amino-acid sequence MEEILSDRRKPQVEEYMTRDVVTVSPDATVGDVAARIAESEAHSGFPVCERRRVEGFVSASDLLLADPDEPIFKVMTTDLLVAHPEMKVTDAARVILRSGIQKLPVVDDAGNLVGIISNADVIRSQIERATPEKVGKLMRTLEQIHDVELEQERRTVPLADLTPTQGRVYADELEGRRYELERGLAEPLVVIDNAGTLLLADGHHRVLASDRLGIDEMDAYVIVIDREDGVDLGMARTAEKENLERIDDIEVVDYARHPLVQTTKRLQSDE is encoded by the coding sequence ATGGAGGAGATACTGTCGGACCGGAGAAAACCACAGGTCGAGGAGTACATGACCCGCGACGTGGTGACGGTCTCCCCGGACGCGACGGTCGGCGACGTTGCGGCCCGCATTGCCGAAAGCGAAGCCCACAGCGGCTTTCCCGTCTGCGAGCGGCGCCGCGTCGAGGGGTTCGTCAGCGCCAGCGATCTCCTGCTGGCCGATCCGGACGAGCCCATCTTCAAGGTGATGACGACGGACCTGCTCGTCGCCCACCCCGAGATGAAAGTCACCGACGCGGCGCGGGTCATTCTCCGATCTGGCATCCAGAAACTCCCCGTCGTCGACGACGCGGGGAACCTCGTCGGTATCATCTCCAACGCCGACGTGATCCGCAGCCAGATCGAGCGGGCCACCCCCGAGAAGGTGGGGAAACTGATGCGCACCTTGGAGCAGATCCACGACGTCGAACTCGAGCAGGAACGGCGTACCGTCCCGTTGGCGGACCTGACGCCGACCCAGGGCCGGGTCTACGCCGACGAACTCGAGGGGCGACGCTACGAACTCGAGCGCGGGTTGGCCGAGCCGCTGGTCGTTATCGACAACGCCGGCACGCTGTTGCTCGCGGACGGCCACCACCGCGTGCTCGCGTCGGATCGACTCGGAATCGACGAGATGGACGCCTACGTCATCGTGATCGACCGCGAGGACGGCGTCGATCTCGGAATGGCCCGGACCGCCGAAAAGGAAAATCTCGAGCGGATCGACGACATCGAGGTCGTCGACTACGCGCGCCATCCGCTGGTCCAGACGACGAAGCGGCTCCAGTCCGACGAGTAG